From one Anopheles bellator chromosome 1, idAnoBellAS_SP24_06.2, whole genome shotgun sequence genomic stretch:
- the LOC131205819 gene encoding transient-receptor-potential-like protein has translation MGNEKKDPGGVGLQIESPSPVPSSCAGSAAFNMITNINLPVPLSLEEKKFLLAVERGDMASVKRILQRAHRKRNVNVNCVDSLGRGALTLAIENENLEMVELLVVMNVETKDALLLAINAEFVEAVELLLEHEELIHKEGEPYSWQRVDINTAMFTPDVTPLMLAAHKNNYEILKILLDRGATLPMPHDVKCGCDECIRRSSEDSLRHSLARVNEYRALASPSLIALSSQDPLLTAFQLSWELRNLAFAEQECKSQYLELRHQCQNFAVELLDQSRSSQELAIILNYDPESPPYMDGDHMKLTRLELAIDYKQKKFVAHPNIQQLLAAMWYEGVPGFRRKSAAEKIFIIVRTAVLFPMYCMMYMIAPNCETSKFMRKPFMKFLIHASSYLFFLFLLILVSQRAEVQVVLLFGTESMKRALQEELARQRGNGPTYLECLVVFYVIGFIWEETQEIYIEGIRSYLRNMWNFIDFARNFLYCCVALLRIVAYIQQTSQISKDPSTAYIAREHWDDFDPQLIAEGLFAAANIFSALKLVHLFSINPHLGPLQISLGRMVIDIVKFFFIYSLVLFAFACGLNQLLWYFADLEKSKCYSLKGGLPDWDNQGDACMKWRRFGNLFESSQSLFWASFGMVGLETFELTGIKSYTRFWGLLMFGSYSVINVIVLLNLLIAMMSNSYAMIDEHSDTEWKFARTRLWMSYFEESSTLPPPFNIFPNMKHLMRLFGKKKKRDLKRESTIRRKEDKERAERYTNVMRALVWRYVSAMHRRMEQDAVTEDDINEVKTEISAMRYELLDIFEKNGMDVSAVDRKEKTVLAKRMKVWERRLMKDFQVAPVELAEQDEEEEEEDANPLARFRRVAKKVANNTTSAKWGQVMTGVGVEMNTQIGRCRNRDSFRQQQQLQKAMNEARRLVERSPLPHSRSMSPQVDSYADETTTTLLNLLSQLAEDEASPGNTLAAHGRKSGATTPLNMLTAQLQAALSKTPTPRSTQKPTKPKPGVGDAGLKSPLGGGPPVSIGKCRSPAPATHLEGSHTPLASIAGSKSPSPEGTPDPEKKTSLSVKCQSPPIMSPPPGKQPTTPPGPVQSPPPMIHITRTESQLVKKKSGSNDSHEDADGGESAPPPLPSSPPPVTEATVVHSDDPQPLVSGVNSPPKVIKRKAPSPSASAAGDDIAVARPVAAKPQPGQGMLPPPPSKEDLIPPQQQQQPAATAIPSLSNSPASPLPPHKPKSAAPRPPSPVPPPKPKSPPLVPIIKQDLAPADRGDQSGGSKESLSVGSGSDASTGAASPTCLRPYRKVEDVATIKRQPKSGWL, from the exons ATGGGGAACGAAAAGAAGGACCCGGGTGGGGTCGGACTGCAGATCGAGTCACCGTCGCCGGTACCGTCGAGCTGCGCTGGATCGGCCGCGTTCAACATGATCACCAACATCAATCTGCCCGTGCCGCTGTCGCTCGAGGAGAAAAAGTTTCTCCTCGCGGTCGAGCGGGGCGACATGGCGAGCGTCAAGCGAATCCTCCAGCgggcccaccggaagcgcaATGTGAACGTCAACTGTGTTGATTCGCTGGGGCGAGGTGCGCTGACGCTGGCCATCGAGAATGAGAACCTCGAGATGGTTGAACTGCTGGTGGTCATGAACGTCGAAACCAAGGACGCACTACTGCTGGCGATCAACGCGGAGTTCGTCGAGGCGgtcgagctgctgctcgagcacGAAGAACTGATCCACAAGGAAGGAGAACCCTAC AGCTGGCAACGGGTGGACATTAACACGGCAATGTTCACGCCCGACGTTACACCGCTGATGCTCGCCGCTCACAAGAACAACTACGAGATCCTAAAGATTCTGCTCGATCGCGGAGCCACTCTACCGATGCCACACGACGTAAA GTGCGGTTGTGATGAGTGTatccgtcggtcgtcggaagACTCGCTACGCCACTCGTTGGCTCGCGTTAACGAGTACCGGGCGTTAGCGAGCCCTTCCCTCATTGCGCTCAGCTCGCAGGATCCACTGCTGACGGCTTTCCAGCTGTCCTGGGAGCTGCGCAACCTGGCGTTCGCCGAGCAGGAGTGCAAATCGCAGTACCTCGAGCTGCGCCACCAGTGCCAGAACTTTGCCGTTGAGCTGCTGGACCAATCGCGCAGCTCGCAAGAGTTGGCCATCATCCTGAACTACGATCCCGAGTCGCCCCCGTACATGGACGGTGATCATATGAAGCTAACCCGGCTCGAGCTGGCGATCGACTACAAGCAGAAAAAGTTTGTGGCCCACCCGAACATTCAGCAGCTTCTGGCGGCCATGTGGTACGAGGGCGTCCCCGGTTTCCGGCGCAAGTCGGCCGCCGAAAAgatcttcatcatcgtccggaCGGCGGTACTGTTTCCGATGTATTGTATGATGTACATGATTGCTCCAAACTGCGAGACGTCCAAGTTTATGCGTAAACCGTTCATGAAGTTCTTAATCCACGCCTCTTCGTATCTGTTTTTCCTGT TTCTGCTGATTTTGGTATCGCAACGAGCCGAAGTGCAGGTGGTGTTACTGTTTGGTACCGAGAGCATGAAACGAGCGCTACAGGAGGAGTTGGCCCGCCAGCGAGGCAACGGCCCAACGTACCTCGAGTGCCTCGTCGTGTTCTACGTGATCGGGTTCATCTGGGAGGAAACGCAGGAGATCTACATCGAGGGCATCCGCAGCTATCTGCGCAACATGTGGAACTTTATCGACTTTGCCCGCAACTTCCTGTACTGCTGCGTGGCGCTGTTGCGTATCGTTGCGTACATCCAGCAGACGTCACAGATTTCGAAAGATCCCAGCACGGCGTACATCGCGCGCGAGCACTGGGACGACTTCGATCCGCAGCTGATCGCCGAGGGGCTGTTTGCCGCGGCCAACATCTTTTCGGCCCTCAAGCTGGTGCATCTGTTCTCGATCAATCCCCACCTGGGGCCACTGCAGATTTCGCTCGGTCGCATGGTGATCGACATCGTGAAGTTCTTCTTCATCTACTCGCTCGTCCTGTTTGCGTTCGCCTGCGGTCTCAACCAGCTGCTGTGGTACTTTGCCGATCTGGAAAAGTCCAAGTGCTACAGCCTGAAGGGCGGGCTGCCGGACTGGGACAATCAAGGCGATGCCTGTATGAAGTGGAGACGGTTTGGAAA CCTGTTCGAGTCGTCACAGTCACTGTTCTGGGCCAGCTTCGGTATGGTGGGACTGGAAACGTTCGAGCTGACCGGCATCAAGTCGTACACGCGCTTCTGGGGTCTGCTGATGTTCGGCTCGTACAGCGTGATCAACGTGATAGTCCTACTGAACCTGCTCATCGCTATGATGTCCAACTCGTACGCCATGATCGACGAACACTCGGACACGGAGTGGAAGTTTGCCCGGACACGCCTCTGGATGAGCTACTTCGAGGAGAGCTCTACCCTGCCGCCACCGTTCAACATCTTCCCCAACATGAAGCATCTGATGCGCCTCTTcggcaagaagaagaagcgcgaTCTGAAGCGCGAATCCACCATC CGTCGCAAGGAGGACAAGGAGCGGGCCGAAAGGTACACGAACGTGATGAGAGCTCTGGTCTGGCGCTACGTGTCGGCCATGCACCGCCGCATGGAGCAGGACGCCGTTACCGAGGATGACATCAACGAGGTGAAGACGGAGATCTCGGCCATGCGCTACGAGCTGCTCGATATCTTCGAGAAGAACGGCATGGACGTGTCGGCCGTCGATCGCAAGGAGAAAA CGGTGCTGGCGAAACGGATGAAGGTTTGGGAGCGCCGCCTCATGAAGGACTTCCAGGTGGCACcggtcgagctggccgagcaggacgaggaagaggaggaggaggacgccAACCCCCTGGCACGGTTCCGGCGAGTCGCGAAGAAGGTTGCCAACAACACGACTTCGGCCAAGTGGGGCCAGGTTATGACCGGAGTCGGCGTCGAGATGAACACTCAGATCGGGCGGTGCCGCAACCGGGACAgcttccggcagcagcagcagctccagaaAGCGATGAACGAAGCGCGCCGTCTCGTGGAGCGCAGTCCGCTGCCTCATTCACGCAGCATGTCACCACAGGTCGATAGCTATGCCGACGAAACAACCACCACCCTGTTGAATCTGCTGAGCCAGCTGGCCGAGGATGAAGCCTCACCCGGTAACACACTGGCGGCGCATGGACGCAAGAGCGGAGCGACGACACCGTTGAATATGCTGACGGCACAACTTCAGGCGGCACTCAGCAAAACTCCAACACCGCGCTCGACGCAAAAGCCTACGAAGCCCAAGCCTGGAGTTGGGGACGCTGGTCTCAAGTCTCCCCTTGGTGGTGGTCCCCCCGTGTCCATCGGTAAATGCCGttcaccggccccggccactCACTTGGAGGGAAGCCACACGCCGCTTGCCTCCATCGCCGGCAGCaaatcaccgtcaccggaggGTACGCCGGATCCGGAGAAGAAGACCAGTCTGTCGGTCAAGTGTCAGTCACCGCCGATCATGTCGCCTCCGCCGGGCAAGCAACCTACAACACCACCCGGCCCCGTCCAGTCTCCCCCACCGATGATCCACATTACCCGGACCGAGTCGCAGCTGGTGAAGAAGAAGTCCGGCTCGAACGATAGCCACGAGGACGCGGATGGTGGTGAATCGGCTCCACCACCTCTGCCCTCTTCACCGCCTCCGGTGACCGAGGCCACCGTTGTCCACAGTGACGATCCGCAGCCACTCGTTTCCGGTGTCAACTCGCCGCCGAAAGTGATCAAACGGAAGGCTCCATCACCGAGcgcttccgccgccggcgatGATATTGCCGTAGCacgcccggtggcggccaaaCCGCAACCTGGCCAGGGCATgcttccaccgccaccgtcaaAGGAAGATTTGATaccgccacagcagcagcagcagcccgcagCGACTGCTATTCCCAGCCTCAGCAACTCTCCGGCCAGTCCGCTTCCTCCCCACAAACCGAAGAGTGCTGCTCCGCGGCCACCGTctccggtgccgccaccgaaaccgaagtcTCCTCCACTGGTGCCCATCATCAAGCAGGACCTGGCGCCGGCCGATCGTGGTGACCAATCCGGTGGCAGCAAGGAATCGTTGAGCGTTGGCAGCGGCTCGGATGCGTCGACTGGCGCTGCCTCTCCGACCTGCCTGCGCCCGTACCGGAAGGTAGAGGACGTGGCCACGATTAAACGGCAACCCAAGAGCGGCTGGTTGTAG
- the LOC131214940 gene encoding uncharacterized protein LOC131214940: MVAKICNRVIPNGGLQHMNAVRVSNVKRNLFGGKVDSEKLKQLVEEQLASENEEKRKKWSFDFKDGRPLESGSYQWKRVVPARPATQSPPTAMVIPATRRLQRATSCEPLPMEELMDVRAERANRTDEEQHSDIAEPESTDRASTATDSTTTACKVMTPPPSPSCSSTTASGEKEPKTSVADYFKKCKRLSVRTQNKKVLSEATTTPPAAVSRPHSVPSTSSD; encoded by the exons ATGGTTGCCAAGATTTGCAATCGGGTGATCCCGAACGGCGGGCTGCAGCACATGAACGCTGTCAGGGTCAGCAACGTCAAGCGGAACCTTTTCGGGGGCAAGGTAGACTCGGAGAAATTGAAGCA GTTGGTCGAGGAACAACTCGCCTCGGAGAACgaggagaaaagaaaaaaatggagctTTGATTTTAAGGATGGCCGACCCCTGGAAAGTGGTTCTTACCAGTGGAAACGGGTGGTGCCGGCGCGACCGGCGACCCAATCCCCACCCACAGCCATGGTCATTCCGGCGACACGACGGCTGCAGCGAGCGACGAGCTGCGAACCGCTTCCGATGGAGGAACTGATGGATGTCCGGGCCGAACGGGCCAACAGGACGGATGAAGAGCAGCACTCGGACATAGCGGAACCAGAATCGACAGATCGGGCCAGCACGGCCACCGACAGCACTACCACCGCCTGCAAGGTCATGACACCGCCACCGTCTCCATCTTGCAGTTCGACGACAGCGAGCGGtgaaaaggaaccgaaaaccaGTG TTGCTGACTACTTCAAAAAATGCAAGCGACTGTCGGTCCGCACCCAGAACAAGAAGGTGCTGTCCGAAGCGACGACAACGCCGCCGGCTGCTGTAAGCCGCCCCCATTCCGTGCCATCAACTTCTTCCGACTAG